From a single Lolium rigidum isolate FL_2022 chromosome 7, APGP_CSIRO_Lrig_0.1, whole genome shotgun sequence genomic region:
- the LOC124678033 gene encoding putative F-box/FBD/LRR-repeat protein At5g44950 isoform X1, producing the protein MAGRTPFTNVDPATAAAARLQGADPHELDQTMEFMLRLIYTNLPDFPIYDCPRLPPPLALADDHSSAVDRLSTLPRELLRGIVSRLPVKDAARTAVLSSRWRPLWLSTPLLLHDAHLLPKGHRWPLTPANSPAITAAVSHILEAHPGPVHCVRLVCTNMSLYRPQLARWLQLLADKGVEDLVLVNRPWPRDLPLPAALFSIATLTRLYLGQWKLPDTAVLRGASFPHLRELGICCVFMKRGDVECLVARSPVLEILNILGCMEEMRLRIVSDSLRCVQISMSSIEHIQVVKAPLLERLVMYRSSPNAARGLYTKLRIADAPKLRVLGYLEPGQVLEIRDTVIMPGIRTSASTMLTSVKVLSFNVRFGVHSDVRKVPTFLRCFPNAERLHIMSKRCDQPSDNLALNFWEESGPIINVILRINTMSIREFRGDPGEVAFLEYFFRTARVVRTVVVAMANPKSTPFSTDKARSKVEKCSKNTACITLVLRNKGPAGGELWKFKDGADFSFHDPFSVAEVSRKQRSE; encoded by the exons ATGGCCGGCCGGACACCGTTCACCAACGTCGACCCAGCGACGGCGGCCGCGGCACGGCTCCAGGGCGCTGATCCTCACGAGCTGGACCAAACCATGGAGTTCATGCTACGGCTCATCTACACCAACCTCCCCGATTTCCCCATCTACGACTGCCCGCGCCTCCCCCCACCCCTCGCCCTCGCCGACGACCACTCCAGCGCCGTCGACCGCCTCAGCACCCTCCCCCGCGAGCTCCTGCGCGGCATCGTCTCCCGCCTCCCCGTCAAGGACGCCGCCCGCACCGCCGTCCTCTCCTCCCGCTGGCGCCCGCTCTGGCTCTccacgcccctcctcctccacgacgCCCACCTCCTCCCCAAAGGCCACCGCTGGCCCTTGACGCCGGCCAACTCGCCCGCcatcaccgccgccgtctcccaCATCCTCGAGGCGCACCCGGGGCCCGTCCACTGCGTCCGCCTCGTCTGCACCAACATGAGCCTCTACCGCCCCCAGCTCGCGCGCTGGCTCCAGCTCCTCGCCGACAAGGGCGTCGAGGACCTCGTGCTCGTCAACCGCCCGTGGCCGCGCGACCTGCCCCTCCCCGCCGCGCTCTTCAGCATCGCCACCCTCACCCGCCTCTACCTCGGCCAGTGGAAGTTGCCCGACACGGCCGTGCTGCGCGGCGCCTCCTTTCCCCACCTCCGCGAGCTCGGCATCTGCTGCGTCTTCATGAAGCGCGGCGACGTCGAATGCCTCGTCGCCAGGAGCCCCGTGCTGGAGATCCTCAACATCCTGGGATGCATGGAGGAAATGCGTCTCCGCATCGTCAGCGACAGCCTACGGTGCGTGCAAATTTCCATGTCGAGCATCGAGCACATCCAAGTGGTCAAGGCTCCACTCCTCGAGCGCCTCGTCATGTATCGATCATCCCCCAATGCTGCTCGTGGCTTGTACACCAAACTCAGGATAGCCGATGCCCCCAAGCTGCGCGTTTTGGGATACTTGGAACCAGGTCAGGTCCTGGAGATCCGAGACACCGTCATCATG CCTGGGATAAGGACGAGCGCAAGTACCATGCTCACAAGCGTCAAGGTTCTGAGTTTCAATGTGCGTTTTGGAGTTCACAGTGATGTCAGGAAGGTGCCTACCTTCCTCAGGTGCTTCCCCAACGCCGAGAGACTGCATATCATG AGCAAAAGATGTGATCAGCCCAGTGATAACCTCGCCCTCAACTTCTGGGAGGAGTCTGGCCCCATTATAAATGTCATCTTGCGCATCAACACGATGAGTATCCGTGAGTTCAGAGGGGACCCAGGCGAGGTTGCCTTCCTGGAGTACTTCTTTCGGACCGCACGGGTGGTGAGGACCGTAGTGGTTGCGATGGCCAATCCAAAGTCCACACCGTTTTCGACAGACAAGGCGCGTTCCAAAGTAGAGAAGTGTTCTAAAAACACGGCCTGCATCACGCTTGTCCTTCGGAACAAGGGCCCTGCAGGAGGTGAACTTTGGAAGTTTAAGGATGGGGCAGATTTTTCCTTTCATGACCCTTTCTCGGTAGCAGAGGTTTCTCGGAAGCAGAGGTCAGAGTGA
- the LOC124678033 gene encoding F-box/LRR-repeat protein At3g26922-like isoform X2: MAGRTPFTNVDPATAAAARLQGADPHELDQTMEFMLRLIYTNLPDFPIYDCPRLPPPLALADDHSSAVDRLSTLPRELLRGIVSRLPVKDAARTAVLSSRWRPLWLSTPLLLHDAHLLPKGHRWPLTPANSPAITAAVSHILEAHPGPVHCVRLVCTNMSLYRPQLARWLQLLADKGVEDLVLVNRPWPRDLPLPAALFSIATLTRLYLGQWKLPDTAVLRGASFPHLRELGICCVFMKRGDVECLVARSPVLEILNILGCMEEMRLRIVSDSLRCVQISMSSIEHIQVVKAPLLERLVMYRSSPNAARGLYTKLRIADAPKLRVLGYLEPGQVLEIRDTVIMPGIRTSASTMLTSVKVLSFNVRFGVHSDVRKVPTFLRCFPNAERLHIMSR, encoded by the exons ATGGCCGGCCGGACACCGTTCACCAACGTCGACCCAGCGACGGCGGCCGCGGCACGGCTCCAGGGCGCTGATCCTCACGAGCTGGACCAAACCATGGAGTTCATGCTACGGCTCATCTACACCAACCTCCCCGATTTCCCCATCTACGACTGCCCGCGCCTCCCCCCACCCCTCGCCCTCGCCGACGACCACTCCAGCGCCGTCGACCGCCTCAGCACCCTCCCCCGCGAGCTCCTGCGCGGCATCGTCTCCCGCCTCCCCGTCAAGGACGCCGCCCGCACCGCCGTCCTCTCCTCCCGCTGGCGCCCGCTCTGGCTCTccacgcccctcctcctccacgacgCCCACCTCCTCCCCAAAGGCCACCGCTGGCCCTTGACGCCGGCCAACTCGCCCGCcatcaccgccgccgtctcccaCATCCTCGAGGCGCACCCGGGGCCCGTCCACTGCGTCCGCCTCGTCTGCACCAACATGAGCCTCTACCGCCCCCAGCTCGCGCGCTGGCTCCAGCTCCTCGCCGACAAGGGCGTCGAGGACCTCGTGCTCGTCAACCGCCCGTGGCCGCGCGACCTGCCCCTCCCCGCCGCGCTCTTCAGCATCGCCACCCTCACCCGCCTCTACCTCGGCCAGTGGAAGTTGCCCGACACGGCCGTGCTGCGCGGCGCCTCCTTTCCCCACCTCCGCGAGCTCGGCATCTGCTGCGTCTTCATGAAGCGCGGCGACGTCGAATGCCTCGTCGCCAGGAGCCCCGTGCTGGAGATCCTCAACATCCTGGGATGCATGGAGGAAATGCGTCTCCGCATCGTCAGCGACAGCCTACGGTGCGTGCAAATTTCCATGTCGAGCATCGAGCACATCCAAGTGGTCAAGGCTCCACTCCTCGAGCGCCTCGTCATGTATCGATCATCCCCCAATGCTGCTCGTGGCTTGTACACCAAACTCAGGATAGCCGATGCCCCCAAGCTGCGCGTTTTGGGATACTTGGAACCAGGTCAGGTCCTGGAGATCCGAGACACCGTCATCATG CCTGGGATAAGGACGAGCGCAAGTACCATGCTCACAAGCGTCAAGGTTCTGAGTTTCAATGTGCGTTTTGGAGTTCACAGTGATGTCAGGAAGGTGCCTACCTTCCTCAGGTGCTTCCCCAACGCCGAGAGACTGCATATCATG TCAAGGTGA